The Vibrio tubiashii genome includes a window with the following:
- the malQ gene encoding 4-alpha-glucanotransferase produces the protein MKQGNALKQVAEMARIADSYVSAWGDEAKVEDETIRHLLASLGYDTTNDETLLKSAEKKHKKDVLDPVLVVRDGEPVEVALNLGTSARESEFSWRLDTEQGEVLEGYLQSQIVRDERKEGGPLVFALPRDIAWGYHKLTITRKRRKAPYEMTLIVTPKACFKQDGILNGKKMWGPSVQLYTLRTQHNWGIGDFGDLKQLVADIASRGGDFVGLNPIHSLFPANPEGASPYSPSSRRWLNIMYIDVSSVPEFALSIEAQQKVGSAEFQQRLQKARESHWVNYTEVSDLKMSVLPQLFTEFKKRHLDKNSERAQTFLAFVEEGGESLVHQAAFDALHAKLHAEDSNVWGWPVFPEEYRKFENSAVQSFIEQNQDQVHLYMYLQWVADTQIKEAQALAEEKGMSVGLYRDLAVGVADSGSETWADDGNLIMDASIGAPPDILGPLGQNWGLPPLNPQVLQATGYDAYIKLLRANMKHCGALRIDHVLGLLRLWWIPKGENATKGAYIYYPVEDMLAILALESHRYQCSVIGEDLGTVPDEIVEILRDAGVHSYKVFFFETSEDDGGFISPAHYAEQSMSALCTHDMPTLRGFWHCEDLKMGEELGLYPDAEQLKGLFADRLECKQGILDSVAWHGYLPEGVGRDAQYVPMDSYLAEALQLHVAAGSSTLLSVQLEDWLEMDKPVNIPGTVDEYPNWRRKLSMNLDEVFAHEGVNRIAHKLTEVRAKVSK, from the coding sequence ATGAAACAAGGTAACGCATTAAAACAAGTCGCTGAAATGGCGAGAATTGCCGACAGCTACGTTAGCGCGTGGGGAGATGAAGCTAAAGTTGAAGACGAAACCATTCGTCACTTACTTGCGTCTTTAGGCTATGACACGACAAATGATGAAACTCTTCTGAAATCAGCAGAGAAAAAGCATAAGAAAGATGTGCTAGACCCAGTACTGGTTGTCCGCGATGGTGAACCTGTCGAAGTGGCACTGAATCTAGGAACGAGTGCTCGTGAAAGTGAGTTTAGCTGGCGCTTAGATACTGAGCAGGGAGAGGTACTTGAAGGCTATCTTCAATCGCAAATCGTACGCGATGAGCGCAAAGAGGGTGGCCCTTTAGTGTTTGCATTACCGAGAGATATCGCTTGGGGTTATCACAAGCTGACGATCACTCGTAAACGTCGTAAAGCCCCTTATGAGATGACATTGATTGTGACGCCGAAAGCGTGTTTCAAACAAGATGGCATCTTAAACGGTAAGAAGATGTGGGGGCCAAGTGTTCAGCTTTACACACTTCGCACTCAGCACAACTGGGGTATTGGTGATTTTGGTGATCTTAAACAGCTAGTTGCTGACATCGCGTCACGCGGTGGTGATTTTGTTGGCTTAAACCCAATTCATTCATTGTTCCCGGCAAACCCAGAAGGGGCGAGCCCATACAGTCCGTCTTCACGCCGCTGGCTAAACATCATGTACATTGACGTTAGTTCTGTACCAGAGTTTGCGCTAAGCATTGAAGCGCAGCAAAAAGTGGGCAGTGCAGAGTTCCAACAACGTCTGCAAAAAGCACGCGAGTCGCACTGGGTAAACTACACCGAAGTTTCTGATCTGAAAATGAGTGTTCTTCCTCAGCTATTTACTGAGTTTAAGAAACGTCATTTAGATAAAAATTCAGAGCGAGCGCAAACTTTCTTAGCTTTCGTTGAAGAGGGTGGCGAGAGCTTAGTTCATCAAGCGGCGTTTGATGCGCTTCACGCTAAACTGCACGCTGAAGATTCTAATGTTTGGGGTTGGCCAGTATTCCCTGAAGAGTACCGTAAGTTTGAAAACAGTGCGGTGCAAAGCTTCATCGAACAAAACCAAGATCAAGTTCATCTTTACATGTATCTACAATGGGTTGCCGATACTCAGATTAAAGAAGCGCAAGCTTTGGCTGAAGAGAAAGGCATGTCAGTGGGTCTTTACCGTGACTTGGCTGTGGGTGTGGCGGATTCAGGCTCAGAAACTTGGGCGGATGATGGCAACCTAATCATGGATGCAAGCATCGGTGCGCCACCAGATATCCTTGGCCCACTGGGTCAAAACTGGGGATTACCTCCACTTAACCCACAAGTGCTGCAAGCGACTGGCTACGATGCATACATCAAGCTGCTACGCGCGAACATGAAGCATTGTGGCGCACTGCGTATTGACCACGTGTTAGGTCTGCTACGTTTATGGTGGATTCCTAAAGGTGAAAATGCGACTAAGGGCGCTTACATTTACTACCCAGTGGAAGACATGCTAGCGATTTTGGCGTTAGAGTCGCATCGCTATCAATGTAGTGTGATTGGCGAAGATTTAGGTACTGTGCCTGATGAAATCGTCGAGATTCTGCGTGATGCTGGCGTTCACTCATACAAGGTCTTCTTCTTTGAAACTTCAGAAGATGACGGTGGCTTTATTTCACCAGCTCATTACGCAGAGCAATCTATGTCTGCTTTGTGTACTCACGATATGCCAACGCTACGTGGTTTCTGGCATTGTGAAGACCTTAAAATGGGTGAAGAGCTTGGGCTATACCCTGACGCAGAGCAGCTCAAAGGTCTGTTCGCTGACCGTCTAGAATGTAAGCAAGGAATCCTTGATTCAGTGGCATGGCATGGTTACCTACCAGAAGGTGTGGGTCGTGATGCGCAATATGTGCCAATGGACTCTTACCTAGCGGAAGCACTTCAACTTCATGTTGCCGCGGGCTCTTCGACACTGCTCAGTGTTCAGCTTGAAGATTGGCTTGAAATGGACAAGCCAGTTAACATTCCTGGCACGGTCGATGAGTATCCAAACTGGCGTCGGAAACTGTCGATGAATCTCGACGAAGTATTCGCGCATGAAGGGGTTAATCGCATTGCTCACAAGCTCACCGAAGTTCGAGCGAAAGTAAGCAAATAG
- a CDS encoding glycogen/starch/alpha-glucan phosphorylase, with product MKPTQQKNFDKATFQADVKKHLSATYAKTEETATAREWYLAMGKALAELTTFDLLKTEQDPKIKNAKSVNYLSLEFLIGRLTGNNLISMGLYDQITDAMAELGQNLTDLLEEERDPSLGNGGLGRLAACFMDSCAAQEYPTVGYGLHYEYGLFKQSFEEGRQQEAPDAWRGVEGYPWEVARPKLAQEIGFYGHVEVTHENGKEVRKWVPGMSVKAMPWDLPIVGYESDTVYPLRLWECQAIAPFSLASFNNGNYFEAQHALIDAGNITKVLYPNDNHEKGKTLRLMQQYFHSAASVRDILRRHEEAGFALADLPKQETIQLNDTHPTIAIPELMRILIDEKGLSWDKAWDISANTFAYTNHTLLPEALETWPESLIQRLLPRHMEIIFEINHRFLQEVRKMWPGDGEKQAKLSIIQEGFNRMVRMANLCVIGSYKVNGVAALHSELVKKDLFPEFNEIFPGKLTNVTNGVTPRRWLKFCNPGLSQLITDKIGSEWPAKLEQLEGIAEFATDAKFQQEFMAVKKQNKQRLADWVQENMGIELDTNAIFDVQIKRLHEYKRQHLDLLHILSLYHRIINEPGFECTPRVCFFAAKAAPGYHLAKEIIFAVNKVAEKINNDPRIGNKLKVVFIPDYRVSMAEIIIPAADVSQQISLAGKEASGTGNMKMALNGALTIGTMDGANVEIREEVGDENIYIFGLDVEGVQAVKAQGYNPYDYYHADPLLKASLDLLAGEEFTPGQPGLLRATFDSLLDGGDPYLCLADFASYVQAHEDMGKQYKDQAGWAKKAILNTALVGKFTSDRSIRDYVNNIWKLEAVKR from the coding sequence ATGAAACCTACGCAACAGAAAAATTTTGATAAAGCGACTTTCCAAGCTGACGTGAAAAAGCACCTTTCAGCAACTTACGCTAAGACTGAAGAGACAGCGACAGCGCGTGAGTGGTACTTAGCTATGGGCAAAGCGCTTGCTGAACTAACAACGTTTGACTTGCTTAAGACAGAGCAAGATCCAAAAATCAAAAACGCAAAAAGCGTTAACTACTTATCTCTAGAATTCCTAATTGGTCGTCTAACAGGTAACAACCTAATCAGCATGGGTCTATACGACCAAATCACTGATGCGATGGCTGAGCTTGGTCAAAACCTAACGGATCTACTTGAAGAAGAGCGTGACCCTTCACTGGGCAACGGTGGTCTAGGTCGTTTGGCAGCGTGTTTTATGGATTCGTGTGCTGCACAAGAATATCCAACAGTAGGTTACGGCCTACACTACGAATACGGTCTGTTTAAACAATCATTCGAAGAAGGTCGTCAGCAAGAAGCACCAGACGCATGGCGCGGTGTTGAAGGCTACCCTTGGGAAGTCGCGCGTCCTAAACTTGCGCAAGAAATTGGCTTCTATGGTCATGTCGAAGTCACACATGAGAACGGTAAAGAAGTTCGTAAATGGGTACCGGGTATGAGCGTAAAAGCGATGCCTTGGGATTTACCAATCGTGGGCTACGAGTCAGATACGGTTTACCCGCTACGTTTATGGGAATGTCAGGCAATTGCACCATTCTCACTAGCGAGCTTTAACAACGGTAACTACTTTGAAGCGCAGCACGCTCTAATTGATGCGGGCAACATTACTAAAGTTCTTTACCCGAATGATAACCACGAGAAAGGCAAAACTCTGCGTCTAATGCAGCAGTACTTCCACTCGGCGGCATCGGTACGCGACATTCTACGTCGTCATGAAGAAGCAGGTTTTGCGCTGGCTGATCTTCCTAAGCAAGAGACAATTCAGCTTAACGATACGCACCCAACAATTGCTATCCCAGAGCTAATGCGCATCCTTATCGACGAGAAAGGCCTATCTTGGGATAAAGCGTGGGATATCAGTGCAAATACTTTTGCCTACACTAACCACACGCTACTACCTGAAGCACTAGAAACATGGCCAGAGTCGCTGATTCAGCGTCTACTCCCTCGTCATATGGAAATCATCTTTGAAATCAACCACCGCTTCTTACAAGAAGTACGTAAAATGTGGCCTGGTGATGGTGAGAAGCAAGCGAAGCTGTCTATCATCCAAGAAGGTTTCAACCGCATGGTTCGCATGGCTAACCTATGTGTTATCGGTTCTTACAAAGTCAACGGTGTAGCAGCGCTTCACTCAGAGCTTGTTAAGAAAGACCTATTCCCTGAGTTTAACGAAATCTTCCCAGGTAAACTGACTAACGTAACAAACGGCGTAACGCCTCGTCGTTGGTTGAAGTTCTGTAACCCAGGTCTGTCTCAGCTTATCACTGATAAGATTGGTAGCGAGTGGCCAGCAAAACTTGAGCAGTTAGAAGGTATTGCTGAGTTTGCAACTGACGCTAAGTTCCAACAGGAATTCATGGCAGTTAAGAAGCAAAACAAACAGCGCCTTGCTGATTGGGTTCAAGAGAACATGGGTATCGAGCTAGATACAAATGCGATCTTTGATGTTCAAATCAAACGTCTGCACGAGTACAAGCGTCAGCATCTAGACTTGCTACACATCTTGTCTCTTTACCACCGCATCATCAATGAACCTGGTTTTGAGTGTACGCCACGCGTATGTTTCTTCGCAGCGAAAGCAGCGCCAGGCTACCACCTAGCGAAAGAGATTATCTTCGCAGTGAACAAGGTTGCTGAGAAGATCAACAACGATCCACGCATTGGCAACAAGCTGAAAGTGGTATTCATCCCTGACTACCGCGTAAGCATGGCTGAAATCATCATTCCAGCGGCTGACGTTTCTCAGCAAATCTCGCTAGCGGGTAAAGAAGCATCAGGTACGGGGAACATGAAGATGGCGCTAAACGGCGCACTAACCATCGGTACAATGGATGGCGCGAACGTAGAGATTCGTGAAGAAGTTGGCGATGAAAACATCTACATCTTCGGTCTAGACGTTGAAGGTGTGCAAGCGGTGAAAGCGCAAGGTTACAACCCTTACGACTACTACCACGCAGACCCTCTACTGAAAGCATCGCTTGACCTACTTGCGGGCGAAGAGTTTACCCCAGGTCAACCTGGTCTACTTCGTGCCACATTCGATAGCTTGCTAGATGGTGGTGACCCATACCTATGTTTAGCTGACTTTGCTTCTTATGTTCAAGCACACGAAGATATGGGCAAACAATACAAAGACCAAGCGGGTTGGGCGAAGAAAGCCATATTGAACACCGCCTTGGTTGGTAAGTTCACCTCTGACCGTTCAATTAGAGACTACGTGAACAACATTTGGAAATTAGAAGCTGTTAAGCGCTAA
- the malT gene encoding HTH-type transcriptional regulator MalT — translation MWIPSKLTRPARLHNAIVRPRVLDLLQQAPFYKLVLFRSPAGYGKTTMAAQWLSDKSHVGWYSIDESDNDSFRFINYLLQALNKATDGCCPNSQKLAEKRQFSSLHSLFGEVFTEMSNFHQECYLVLDDYHLISEDEIHEAMRFFLKHMPDNVTLVVTSRAAPPLGTANLRVRDLMIEIGDELLAFDTEETTRFFNQRVADGIDDATASNLRNYVEGWPSALQLIALQAQHQHKTLAQSAESFSQFNHAHLWDYLVEEVFDLLDKETRHFLLQCSVLDHFNDQLVCELTEREDALSMIESLNRFGLFIHPLEGEQNWYRFHNLFAEFLAHERTARIPQQEKQLHQTAAKAWLKLSSPHQALRHAQEANNNQLTADILSQYGWKMFNGGELITLEKAINTLTPEQLYSEPKLCMLQAWLAQSQHRYNDVGDLLSKADEQMKQLNIVLSAKEQGEFNALRAQVAINQDEPEKALELAELALSQVDSTVYRSRIVATSVVGEVNHVLGHLSRALPMMQQTEKLARQYQVYHQALWAMLQQSEILIAQGYVQAAYEVQDNAFKLIEEHQLQQVPLHEFLLRVRAQILWCWNRLDEAEECAYKGLHVLGDHSPSKHLHSYSMLARIAIGRGELDKAGKFIEQIAHLLKQSTYHVDWTANASLSLILFWQARGDLDSIQQWLETTVRPESACNHFTQLQWRNIARAQISLEQYTDAGKTLEFLQQQAQENELLTDTNRNLIVEAGLAVSQGDEETARERLKYALELTNQTGMLGNFLVDGAKIGHILEKLNQKNELGDLERHRAQQLLKDISTTQRSSSVHFDEEFVEKLVNHPNIPELVRTSPLTQREWQVLGLIYSGFSNEQIAQELDVAGTTIKTHIRNLYQKLNIANRKEAIKTAENLLQLMGY, via the coding sequence ATGTGGATTCCTTCGAAATTAACTCGCCCAGCTCGCTTACATAATGCGATTGTCAGGCCGCGAGTTTTAGACCTTCTTCAACAAGCCCCGTTTTACAAACTGGTTTTGTTTAGATCTCCCGCTGGCTATGGAAAAACCACGATGGCCGCACAATGGCTATCGGATAAATCACACGTAGGTTGGTACAGTATTGATGAGAGCGACAACGATTCATTCCGCTTCATCAACTACCTGCTACAAGCGCTCAATAAAGCGACGGATGGCTGTTGCCCGAATTCACAAAAGCTGGCAGAAAAGCGTCAATTCTCTTCTCTTCACTCCTTGTTTGGCGAAGTTTTCACTGAAATGTCGAATTTCCATCAAGAGTGTTATTTGGTGCTGGATGACTATCACCTAATTTCAGAAGACGAAATTCACGAGGCAATGCGCTTCTTCCTCAAACATATGCCAGATAATGTCACTCTCGTTGTCACTAGCCGAGCAGCCCCACCACTTGGCACAGCGAACCTTCGTGTTCGCGATCTGATGATTGAAATTGGCGACGAACTCCTCGCTTTCGATACCGAAGAAACCACTCGTTTCTTCAATCAACGTGTCGCAGACGGCATTGATGATGCAACGGCAAGTAATCTACGCAACTATGTCGAAGGCTGGCCATCGGCGTTGCAGCTGATCGCTCTGCAAGCCCAGCACCAGCATAAAACCTTAGCTCAATCAGCCGAATCCTTCTCTCAGTTTAACCACGCTCATCTATGGGATTACTTGGTTGAAGAGGTGTTTGATCTTCTCGACAAAGAAACGCGTCATTTCTTACTCCAATGTTCGGTACTCGATCATTTCAATGATCAGTTGGTCTGTGAGCTGACAGAACGTGAAGATGCCCTTAGCATGATTGAATCTCTAAACCGATTCGGCCTGTTTATTCACCCGCTAGAGGGCGAGCAAAACTGGTATCGCTTCCACAACCTGTTCGCAGAATTCCTAGCTCACGAGCGTACCGCGCGTATCCCTCAACAAGAAAAACAACTGCATCAGACAGCAGCAAAAGCTTGGTTGAAACTCTCTTCGCCTCATCAAGCATTGCGTCATGCTCAAGAAGCCAATAACAACCAACTGACAGCGGATATCTTAAGCCAGTATGGTTGGAAGATGTTTAACGGCGGTGAACTCATCACGCTAGAAAAAGCGATTAATACTCTCACTCCTGAGCAACTTTATAGCGAGCCTAAACTCTGCATGCTGCAAGCTTGGTTGGCTCAGAGCCAGCATAGATATAACGACGTCGGTGATTTATTGTCGAAGGCCGATGAGCAGATGAAGCAGCTAAACATTGTATTAAGTGCTAAGGAGCAAGGAGAGTTCAATGCTCTACGTGCTCAAGTCGCGATTAACCAAGATGAGCCAGAGAAAGCGCTCGAACTCGCTGAACTGGCACTTAGCCAAGTAGACAGTACGGTTTATCGTAGTCGCATCGTTGCAACCTCTGTGGTCGGTGAAGTCAACCACGTACTCGGGCACCTAAGCCGCGCACTGCCTATGATGCAGCAAACAGAAAAGCTGGCTCGCCAATATCAGGTCTATCATCAAGCCTTGTGGGCAATGCTTCAGCAGAGTGAAATCCTCATTGCTCAAGGCTATGTTCAAGCGGCGTATGAAGTTCAAGATAACGCTTTCAAACTGATCGAAGAACACCAATTACAGCAAGTACCTCTGCATGAGTTTTTGCTTCGCGTCCGTGCGCAAATTCTGTGGTGCTGGAACCGCTTAGATGAGGCAGAAGAGTGTGCCTACAAAGGGCTTCATGTTCTCGGAGACCACAGCCCAAGTAAGCACTTACATAGCTATTCCATGTTGGCACGTATTGCGATTGGCCGAGGTGAACTGGATAAAGCGGGTAAGTTTATTGAACAGATTGCTCACTTACTTAAGCAATCTACTTACCATGTTGACTGGACCGCCAATGCATCACTGTCGCTGATCCTGTTCTGGCAAGCACGTGGCGATTTGGACTCCATTCAACAGTGGCTTGAAACCACAGTACGCCCTGAATCGGCGTGCAACCACTTTACTCAACTACAGTGGCGCAATATCGCTCGTGCACAAATCTCGCTAGAACAATATACAGATGCAGGGAAAACGCTTGAATTCCTGCAGCAACAAGCACAAGAAAATGAGCTGTTGACCGATACCAATCGCAACCTCATTGTCGAAGCCGGTTTAGCCGTCTCTCAAGGTGACGAAGAAACCGCACGCGAACGCCTAAAGTATGCACTAGAGCTTACTAACCAAACCGGTATGTTGGGCAATTTCCTCGTCGATGGTGCCAAGATTGGTCATATTCTTGAAAAGCTTAACCAGAAAAATGAACTTGGCGATCTAGAGCGCCATCGAGCACAGCAGTTGCTTAAAGATATTTCGACGACTCAGCGCAGCAGCTCTGTTCACTTTGATGAAGAGTTTGTTGAGAAGCTCGTTAATCACCCAAATATCCCAGAACTTGTTCGTACGAGTCCGCTTACTCAGCGTGAGTGGCAGGTGCTGGGGCTGATCTACTCTGGTTTTAGCAACGAGCAGATTGCTCAAGAACTTGATGTCGCTGGAACAACAATTAAAACTCATATTCGTAACTTGTATCAGAAGCTCAATATTGCTAACCGTAAAGAAGCAATTAAAACGGCAGAAAACCTACTGCAATTGATGGGCTATTAG
- a CDS encoding amino acid permease, which produces MKLFGSSLILGGTALGAGMLAIPMVLAQFGFITSSILMLVIFVGTTYASLLLTEACSKTKQSNSMSSVAEYTLGKSGKRFINALFYLLLVCMSIAYLLGIGDIIHKLFDDQDIYVSASTSYTLFSLIMGLVVASGAAYIDRLNRGLFILMVVMLFLVIATLLGNISFDYLVETSQYTGQEVVRYSAIIFTSFVSMVVIPSLVNYNREASSKELRNMVLLGSVIPLVCYLTWLFAIIGNLGTETISRFHNISELINAFSNQGAHIKAIIAIFSALALVTSFLGVSMALYDQNRDMVTAKRPVAYALTFILPIVLATLFSNQFVSMLDYAGMVLVFLAIWGPLAMVRKVRHPEYSQPIADNAYTAGGGNAALVSTTLFGGLIFVSWFMG; this is translated from the coding sequence ATGAAATTGTTTGGCAGTTCGCTAATTTTAGGTGGAACTGCACTTGGTGCGGGAATGCTCGCCATACCTATGGTACTAGCGCAATTTGGCTTTATTACTAGCTCGATCTTGATGCTGGTTATTTTTGTTGGCACTACCTATGCGTCGTTGCTGCTAACCGAGGCATGCAGCAAAACCAAACAAAGTAATAGCATGAGTAGTGTTGCGGAATACACTTTGGGCAAGAGCGGTAAACGCTTTATCAATGCACTGTTTTATCTATTGCTGGTTTGTATGTCGATTGCCTACCTGCTTGGTATTGGCGACATCATCCACAAACTGTTTGATGACCAAGATATCTATGTTTCCGCTTCCACTAGTTACACGCTATTTAGCCTTATCATGGGGCTTGTCGTCGCTTCTGGTGCCGCATACATCGATCGATTAAATCGTGGTCTGTTTATCCTGATGGTTGTGATGCTGTTTCTTGTCATTGCCACTCTTCTTGGCAATATATCCTTTGATTATTTAGTTGAAACTAGCCAATACACAGGTCAAGAAGTCGTAAGATATAGCGCGATCATCTTCACCAGTTTTGTTTCTATGGTTGTTATCCCTTCATTGGTTAACTACAACCGCGAAGCGAGCAGCAAAGAGCTGCGCAACATGGTGCTATTAGGCTCGGTAATTCCACTCGTCTGCTACCTAACTTGGCTATTTGCTATTATCGGCAACCTAGGCACAGAGACGATAAGCCGTTTCCATAACATATCTGAGCTTATCAACGCCTTCAGTAACCAAGGTGCACATATTAAAGCTATCATCGCGATTTTTTCAGCTCTTGCTCTTGTGACTTCCTTCTTAGGTGTTTCCATGGCGCTATACGACCAAAACAGAGACATGGTGACAGCAAAGCGCCCAGTGGCTTACGCGTTAACCTTTATTTTACCGATTGTGTTAGCGACTTTGTTCTCTAACCAATTCGTCAGCATGCTCGATTACGCTGGCATGGTCTTAGTGTTCCTTGCTATTTGGGGACCGCTCGCCATGGTGCGTAAAGTGCGCCACCCTGAGTACAGCCAACCTATCGCCGATAACGCCTACACTGCAGGCGGTGGCAACGCCGCACTAGTCAGCACTACCCTATTCGGTGGTTTGATTTTTGTCTCTTGGTTTATGGGTTAA